One window from the genome of Acidobacteriota bacterium encodes:
- a CDS encoding DUF2339 domain-containing protein: protein MWKMRVRIALSVIATVALVALVYNEVRPTLITLTWGLQAATLLVVGFPARERLMRLSGLAVLLACIARLFLFDLPQLEELARIISFVALGAVLLAVSWIYTRYRARIQKFL, encoded by the coding sequence ATGTGGAAGATGCGGGTGCGCATCGCGCTGTCGGTCATCGCCACGGTCGCGCTGGTGGCGCTTGTCTACAACGAAGTGCGTCCGACGCTCATCACCCTGACGTGGGGATTGCAGGCGGCCACGCTGCTCGTGGTCGGATTCCCCGCTCGCGAGCGACTGATGCGCCTCTCTGGGCTCGCCGTGCTGCTGGCCTGCATCGCCCGGTTGTTCCTCTTCGACCTGCCGCAACTCGAGGAACTGGCGCGCATCATTTCGTTCGTCGCGCTGGGCGCCGTGCTGCTGGCCGTCTCGTGGATCTACACGCGCTATCGCGCCCGGATCCAG